The Rhinopithecus roxellana isolate Shanxi Qingling chromosome 14, ASM756505v1, whole genome shotgun sequence genome includes a window with the following:
- the ICOS gene encoding inducible T-cell costimulator: protein MKSGLWYFFLFCLHMKVVTGEINGSANYEMFIFHNGGVQILCKYPDIVQQFKMQLLKGGQILCDLTKTKGSGNTVSIKSLKFCHSQLSNNSVSFFLYNLDHSHANYYFCNLSIFDPPPFKVTLTGGYLHIYESQLCCQLKFWLPIGCATFVVVCIFACILICWLTKKKYSSSVHDPNGEYMFMRAVNTAKKSRLTDVTV, encoded by the exons ATGAAGTCAGGCCTctggtatttctttctcttctgcttgcACATGAAAGTTGTAACAG GAGAAATCAATGGTTCTGCCAATTATGAGATGTTTATATTTCACAACGGAGGTGTACAAATTTTATGCAAATATCCTGACATTGTCCAGCAATTTAAAATGCAGTTGCTGAAAGGGGGGCAAATACTCTGCGATCTCACTAAGACAAAAGGAAGTGGAAACACAGTGTCCATTAAGAGTCTGAAATTCTGCCATTCTCAGTTATCCAACAACagtgtctctttttttctatataactTGGACCATTCTCATGCCAACTATTACTTCTGCAACCTATCAATTTTTGATCCTCCTCCTTTTAAAGTAACTCTTACGGGAGgatatttgcatatttatg AATCACAACTTTGTTGCCAACTGAAGTTCTGGTTACCCATAGGATGTGCAACCTTTGTTGTTGTCTGCATTTTTGCGTGCATACTTATTTGTTGGCTTACAAAAAAG AAGTATTCATCCAGCGTGCACGACCCTAACGGTGAATACATGTTCATGAGAGCAGTGAACACAGCCAAAAAATCTAGACTCACAG ATGTGACCGTATAA